The following proteins are encoded in a genomic region of Magallana gigas chromosome 1, xbMagGiga1.1, whole genome shotgun sequence:
- the LOC136275706 gene encoding 5-hydroxytryptamine receptor 2A-like yields MSMILFEKSNSVSYKPRDNKEKTPIKSISLNVPLTNQKSKVHSTKYGQSAKHQIQVVKKLAVITGFFLVCCTPYFLLKAIPNVDYSDKVMRSLVAVTAGVMFLNSAINPVLYVWRFTESRYQLKKLLFFWNAEKLKKLENERNSFFASYNINSSDSRQ; encoded by the coding sequence ATGTCAATGATTTTATTCGAAAAATCCAATTCTGTATCGTACAAACCACGtgataacaaagaaaaaactccAATCAAAAGCATATCCTTGAATGTACCTTTGACAAATCAGAAAAGCAAAGTTCATTCTACAAAGTACGGTCAGTCGGCGAAGCATCAAATACAAGTTGTGAAGAAATTAGCCGTCATCACCGGGTTCTTTCTTGTATGTTGCACGCCGTACTTCCTGTTGAAGGCGATTCCCAACGTCGACTACAGCGATAAAGTCATGAGATCATTGGTTGCTGTCACGGCCGGTGTGATGTTTCTGAACAGCGCCATAAATCCTGTTCTGTACGTCTGGAGGTTCACAGAATCCAGATATCAGTTGAAGAAGCtcctatttttctggaatgcagAAAAACTTAAGAAACTGGAGAATGAGAGGAACAGCTTTTTTGCTTCTTATAACATTAATTCCAGTGATTCGAGACAATGA